The DNA segment TCCCGATTGCCGCGTTGTCCATCCTCGGTCTCGGCGTGGCGCTCATGCTGGTCACCGAGGGCGCAATCAAGTTCATGGAGATTTTCGGGCTATTGGCGAACGTCGTTTCCTACGCTCGTCTCGCGGGGTTTGGAGTCGGGGAAGCGGCCGTCATCGTCGCCCTCAACTCCATCGCCTTTGAATATGGCATTTTCCCTTGGATCGACGGGGGAAATGTCATCGGCCTCATCGGGGGCATCGCCGTCATGGCCCTCTCGAACTTTCTCTTGTTCCTCCTGAGCACAATCTCTGGCGCAATCCAATCCATTCGGCTTAATTACGTGGAGTTCTTCCTGAAGTTCTATAAGGGCAGCGGGACGTTGTTCCGGCCCTTTGGGATGAAATCGAAACCGGAGGTGTAAAACACATGGCAGTAACGGCAGGCCAAGAAGGACTTATAGCCCTCGCGGCAGCGATCACCATCGCTGGGACGGGGCTCGCTTCGGCTTGGGCAGAGAAGGTGATCGGAGCGGCAGCGGTCGGTGCCATCGCGGAGAAACCCGAGTTGTTTGGCCGGGTCATCCCCCTGGTGGCACTGCCGGAGACGATCGTGATCTTCGGTCTCGTCATCGCCTTCTTCCTGTTCGGCACGCTGGCCTGAGCGGCAAGGGTTGTCCGTGACGCTGGAGACGGTCGTCGAGTCCATCCTCGAGGCCGGCAATGCCGAGGCGGATCGGATCCTCGCGGAGGCGCGCGCCGAGCGCGAGCGAATGCTGTCCGAGGTACGGGCCGAGGCCGCAAGAGAGAAAGCGGACGGCGAGGCACGCGCCCGACAGGAAGTCGAGCGGAGGCGAGTCCAGGCGCTCGCCCGCGCGGAACTCGAGGCGAGGAAAATCGTCTTGGGGGCGCAGCGGGAGGGCCTCGACGTCGTCTATGCGACCACGCTGTCCCGACTCGGCCAATTGCCCGAGAATGCGGACAACCTCCGGGCCTTGCTGAAGGCGAACGAGACGGAATGGCGGGGCGGAAAGGTGTACTCTAACGCGCGCGACG comes from the Thermoplasmata archaeon genome and includes:
- a CDS encoding V-type ATP synthase subunit E family protein, whose protein sequence is MTLETVVESILEAGNAEADRILAEARAERERMLSEVRAEAAREKADGEARARQEVERRRVQALARAELEARKIVLGAQREGLDVVYATTLSRLGQLPENADNLRALLKANETEWRGGKVYSNARDEPVVRKAVGSAFSGTIDCAGGVVIESADGTRRIDLRYESIQRDVWDDAVKEVADTLWPSKA